A genomic region of Mesobacillus jeotgali contains the following coding sequences:
- the fliM gene encoding flagellar motor switch protein FliM, which translates to MSGEVLSQSEIDALLSALSTGEMDADELKKEQVEKRVKVYDFRRALRFSKDQIRSLTRIHENFARLLTTFFSAQLRTYVNISVASADQIPYEEFIRSIPKMTILNVFDVEPLEGRILMEVNPNIAYAMMDRLLGGKGTSHNKVDSLTEIETRIMSNMFEKAFENFREAWGSISEIDPQLSEFEINPQFLQMVSPNETVVVISLNTTIGEASGMINICIPHVVLEPIIPKLSVKYWMQSDKKQSLPIENSVLQSEIQKADVSITAEIGSSEISIQDFLMLEIGDVIELNQQIDKPLLIKVGEIPKFVGQPGKINKKLAIQVFDTFKGGDDDGER; encoded by the coding sequence ATGTCGGGAGAGGTATTATCGCAAAGCGAAATAGATGCTTTGTTATCCGCTTTATCAACAGGAGAAATGGATGCGGATGAATTAAAGAAAGAACAAGTAGAAAAAAGGGTTAAAGTATATGATTTTAGAAGAGCTTTGCGTTTCTCGAAAGACCAGATCCGCAGCCTTACCCGAATTCATGAAAACTTTGCCCGGCTATTGACGACCTTTTTCTCAGCTCAGTTAAGGACGTATGTCAATATTAGTGTCGCGTCAGCCGATCAGATTCCTTATGAGGAATTCATCCGCTCCATTCCCAAGATGACAATCTTGAATGTATTTGATGTAGAACCTCTGGAAGGCAGAATCCTGATGGAGGTTAATCCGAATATTGCATACGCGATGATGGACAGGCTGCTTGGAGGAAAAGGGACAAGCCATAATAAAGTCGATAGCTTGACAGAGATCGAAACCAGGATCATGTCAAATATGTTTGAGAAAGCTTTTGAAAACTTTAGGGAGGCATGGGGTTCTATTTCAGAGATCGATCCGCAGCTATCAGAGTTTGAGATAAATCCACAATTTTTGCAAATGGTTTCGCCGAATGAAACCGTCGTGGTGATTTCGCTGAACACTACGATTGGAGAAGCCAGCGGAATGATCAATATATGCATCCCGCATGTAGTTCTGGAACCGATCATCCCTAAATTATCAGTTAAGTATTGGATGCAATCCGATAAGAAACAAAGCTTGCCTATCGAAAATTCAGTATTGCAAAGTGAAATCCAGAAAGCTGATGTTTCAATTACAGCTGAAATTGGTTCATCTGAAATATCGATCCAGGACTTTTTAATGCTTGAGATCGGCGACGTGATTGAATTGAATCAGCAGATTGATAAACCATTACTGATAAAAGTCGGAGAGATCCCTAAATTTGTAGGACAGCCAGGGAAAATTAACAAAAAGTTAGCCATTCAAGTGTTTGATACATTTAAGGGGGGAGACGATGATGGTGAGCGATGA
- the fliY gene encoding flagellar motor switch phosphatase FliY, with protein sequence MVSDDMLSQDEIDALLRGTSDEAEETENTINVDDYFSFMERDALGEIGNISFGSSATALSTLLNQKVEINTPTVTVVHKSKLEDEFPDPYVAVQVYYTEGFTGSNMLVIQQNDAAIIADLMLGGDGLNPRELLDEIQLSAVQEAMNQMMGSAATSMSTVFSKRVDISPPNINLLNVVEGEGTESIPEDDILVKVSFSLKIGNLIDSNIMQLLPVTFAKSLVDELLNPGGSPSQAPVPETQAPIMPQNNQVDINNSNASQEHQDYAQYQQVQQPVYQGHQEQIYNQQPANQGFPQGHGYSQPMQSAPQHIGNVMPGAQPTVQPAVFSSFDTVQVQQAETKNLDMLLDIPLQVTVELGRTKRSVRDILELGSGSIIELDKLAGEPVDILVNNRLIAQGEVVVIDENFGVRVTDIISQSDRIKKLK encoded by the coding sequence ATGGTGAGCGATGACATGTTATCTCAAGATGAAATTGATGCGCTTCTTAGAGGAACCTCTGATGAGGCAGAAGAAACAGAAAATACCATTAATGTAGATGACTATTTTTCTTTTATGGAAAGAGATGCGTTAGGAGAAATAGGGAATATATCATTTGGCAGTTCAGCTACCGCACTATCAACTTTATTGAACCAGAAGGTGGAAATTAATACCCCTACGGTTACAGTTGTGCACAAGTCAAAACTTGAAGATGAGTTTCCAGATCCTTATGTGGCCGTACAGGTTTATTACACAGAAGGGTTTACCGGCAGCAATATGCTTGTTATCCAGCAAAATGATGCAGCGATTATCGCCGATTTAATGCTTGGAGGCGATGGATTGAACCCAAGGGAATTACTTGATGAAATCCAGCTGAGTGCCGTACAAGAGGCAATGAACCAGATGATGGGTTCTGCAGCAACTTCGATGTCGACAGTGTTCAGTAAGAGAGTCGATATTTCACCTCCAAATATAAACCTGTTGAATGTCGTTGAAGGTGAAGGCACTGAATCGATTCCAGAAGATGATATTTTGGTGAAAGTGTCCTTCTCGTTAAAAATTGGCAATTTAATAGATTCAAATATTATGCAGCTTTTGCCAGTCACTTTCGCAAAAAGTCTGGTTGATGAATTATTGAATCCCGGTGGTTCACCGTCGCAAGCACCAGTACCTGAAACGCAGGCACCAATTATGCCGCAAAATAATCAGGTGGATATAAATAATTCAAATGCAAGTCAAGAACATCAGGACTACGCTCAATATCAGCAAGTCCAGCAGCCGGTGTATCAGGGCCATCAAGAGCAAATTTATAATCAGCAGCCAGCTAATCAGGGATTTCCACAAGGACATGGCTATTCTCAGCCAATGCAATCGGCACCACAGCATATAGGCAATGTGATGCCAGGCGCACAGCCAACGGTTCAACCCGCTGTATTCTCAAGTTTTGATACAGTACAGGTACAGCAGGCCGAGACAAAGAACCTGGATATGCTGCTTGATATTCCGCTGCAGGTCACAGTTGAACTGGGCAGAACGAAACGTTCGGTTAGAGACATCCTCGAATTGGGATCGGGTTCAATCATCGAACTAGACAAACTAGCTGGAGAACCAGTCGATATTCTTGTCAATAATCGCCTGATTGCACAGGGTGAAGTAGTTGTTATTGATGAGAATTTTGGAGTCCGTGTTACGGATATAATCAGCCAGAGTGATCGCATTAAAAAATTGAAATAA
- a CDS encoding response regulator yields the protein MANKILVVDDAAFMRMMIKDILTKNGFEVVAEAADGAQALEKYKEFQPDLVTMDITMPEMDGITSLKEIKKINPNAKVIMCSAMGQQAMVIDAIQAGAKDFIVKPFQADRVIEAISKTLA from the coding sequence ATGGCAAACAAGATTTTAGTCGTAGACGATGCGGCTTTCATGAGAATGATGATTAAGGATATTTTGACAAAAAACGGCTTCGAAGTCGTCGCAGAGGCAGCTGACGGTGCACAGGCACTTGAAAAATATAAAGAATTCCAGCCTGACCTTGTGACAATGGATATTACAATGCCAGAAATGGATGGCATCACTTCCTTAAAAGAAATCAAAAAAATCAACCCGAACGCAAAGGTCATCATGTGTTCAGCAATGGGCCAGCAAGCGATGGTCATCGATGCAATCCAGGCTGGTGCTAAAGATTTCATCGTGAAACCTTTCCAGGCAGACCGCGTTATCGAAGCGATTTCAAAAACATTGGCTTAG
- a CDS encoding flagellar biosynthetic protein FliO, translating to MRQLLRLIRTASTILFLLAALFSPIGLANAEQLNKSVKDCLKDQSCDDEQADNTTNISDDKKSQVGVSFLDFVRMILATAFVAALIYFLLKFINKKSIVYKSSQLVENLGGTSLGANRSVQIVKAGNKLLIVGVGENIQLLKEIDDPEEYSQVIQEYNNKMEQLVQPSDIVTKLLKRTKKDGGNQRSEFSALLKNQLSDMASGRKKMLEEIQKKGSEKDE from the coding sequence GTGCGGCAATTGTTAAGATTAATCCGAACTGCCTCGACAATTCTTTTCCTATTAGCTGCTCTGTTCAGTCCGATTGGCTTGGCGAACGCAGAGCAGCTAAATAAAAGTGTGAAGGATTGTTTGAAAGATCAATCGTGTGATGATGAACAGGCAGATAATACAACAAACATATCAGACGATAAAAAATCCCAGGTAGGGGTCAGTTTCCTTGATTTCGTCAGGATGATCCTTGCTACCGCGTTTGTGGCAGCATTAATTTACTTTCTCCTTAAATTCATCAATAAAAAGAGTATTGTATATAAAAGCTCGCAGCTTGTAGAGAACCTTGGAGGCACAAGCCTTGGCGCTAACAGGTCGGTCCAGATCGTTAAAGCGGGCAATAAGCTGCTCATCGTTGGAGTGGGAGAAAATATACAGCTATTAAAAGAAATAGACGACCCGGAAGAGTACAGCCAAGTCATTCAGGAATATAACAATAAAATGGAGCAGCTTGTACAGCCAAGCGATATTGTGACAAAGTTGCTTAAAAGAACGAAGAAAGATGGCGGCAATCAGCGTTCAGAATTTTCCGCGTTACTGAAGAATCAACTGAGTGATATGGCGAGCGGAAGAAAGAAAATGCTTGAGGAGATACAAAAGAAAGGGTCAGAAAAAGATGAATGA
- the fliP gene encoding flagellar type III secretion system pore protein FliP (The bacterial flagellar biogenesis protein FliP forms a type III secretion system (T3SS)-type pore required for flagellar assembly.) — protein MNEFMEFFNSSTPESVSTSVKLMLLLTVLSIAPGILILMTSFTRIIIVLSFVRTALATQQMPPNQVLVGLAMFLSFFIMAPTFHEVNEQALTPLFNEEINLEQAYERASIPFKEFMSAHTRQKDLALFLEYSKADTPESIQDIPLTALVPAFAISEIKTAFQIGFMIFIPFLVIDMVVASVLMSMGMMMLPPVMISLPFKILLFVMVDGWYLVVKSLLQSF, from the coding sequence ATGAATGAGTTTATGGAGTTTTTCAACAGCAGTACTCCTGAGAGTGTATCGACATCCGTAAAGCTGATGCTCCTGCTGACTGTACTTTCTATTGCGCCAGGCATCTTAATTTTAATGACAAGTTTTACAAGGATCATCATCGTTCTTTCCTTTGTCAGAACGGCGCTTGCAACACAGCAAATGCCGCCCAACCAAGTGTTGGTCGGGCTTGCGATGTTCCTGTCATTCTTCATCATGGCACCAACTTTCCATGAAGTGAATGAACAGGCACTGACGCCTTTATTCAATGAAGAAATCAATTTGGAGCAAGCCTATGAGAGGGCATCTATCCCTTTCAAGGAGTTCATGAGTGCTCATACGAGGCAGAAGGATTTAGCATTATTCCTTGAATATTCAAAGGCTGACACGCCTGAATCCATTCAGGATATCCCTCTGACAGCTCTTGTCCCGGCATTTGCTATCAGTGAAATCAAAACCGCTTTCCAAATCGGGTTCATGATTTTCATCCCTTTTCTGGTGATTGATATGGTAGTGGCAAGTGTCCTTATGTCGATGGGTATGATGATGCTGCCGCCAGTCATGATTTCACTTCCATTTAAAATTTTGCTTTTTGTCATGGTAGACGGATGGTATTTAGTCGTGAAATCGTTATTACAAAGTTTTTAA
- the fliQ gene encoding flagellar biosynthesis protein FliQ codes for MTSEAVISIAERGIYTVLMISGPLLILALVVGLIVSIFQATTQIQEQTLAFVPKIVAVLVGVVFFGPWMLSYMLSYASEIFSNLTRFVG; via the coding sequence ATGACTTCAGAAGCGGTTATTTCGATAGCTGAACGAGGAATTTATACAGTATTAATGATTTCAGGGCCTTTGCTGATTTTAGCGCTGGTAGTTGGTTTGATTGTCAGTATTTTTCAGGCAACAACGCAAATCCAGGAACAGACACTGGCTTTTGTTCCAAAGATTGTGGCCGTCCTTGTCGGAGTCGTTTTCTTTGGTCCGTGGATGTTAAGTTATATGCTGAGCTATGCGAGTGAAATATTTTCAAATCTTACAAGGTTTGTAGGCTGA
- the fliR gene encoding flagellar biosynthetic protein FliR produces MLDFIPSFPAFLLVFVRVTSFFLMMPLFSYRTIPASHKVGLGFMLSIIMFTAIGAPEIAVDSTYFMLVIKEAMVGLFIGFIAALMMAAIQIAGGFIDFQMGFAIANVIDPQTGAQSPLMGQYLYTIALLFLLTVNGHHLLMDGIFYSYDFIPIDQVMIPFGNENIAEFIILAFNKMFIIAFQMSLPVVGSLFLVDVALGIVARTVPQLNIFVVGLPVKIAVSFLVLIAVMGVLIMVITDLFSTTLATMRGLMELIGGA; encoded by the coding sequence ATGCTAGATTTTATTCCATCGTTTCCGGCATTCCTGCTGGTTTTTGTAAGGGTGACGTCCTTTTTCTTGATGATGCCTTTATTTTCATATCGGACGATACCTGCATCACATAAAGTAGGGCTTGGATTCATGCTTTCCATCATCATGTTCACTGCAATAGGTGCTCCAGAAATCGCAGTAGATAGCACGTATTTCATGCTGGTCATCAAGGAAGCAATGGTTGGATTATTCATAGGCTTCATTGCTGCGTTAATGATGGCTGCCATCCAGATAGCAGGGGGATTCATTGATTTTCAGATGGGGTTTGCGATTGCGAATGTCATCGACCCACAGACTGGAGCGCAGAGTCCGCTGATGGGACAATATTTATATACGATCGCTCTTTTGTTTCTGCTGACAGTCAATGGCCATCATTTGTTGATGGATGGAATATTTTACAGCTATGATTTTATCCCGATCGATCAGGTGATGATTCCGTTCGGAAATGAGAATATTGCAGAATTCATCATCCTGGCTTTTAACAAAATGTTCATTATTGCCTTCCAAATGTCCTTGCCGGTTGTCGGCAGCTTATTCCTGGTTGATGTTGCACTGGGAATTGTAGCGAGGACCGTCCCGCAATTGAATATATTCGTTGTCGGACTGCCTGTTAAAATTGCTGTCAGCTTTCTCGTACTTATTGCGGTAATGGGCGTGCTGATAATGGTTATAACGGATCTATTTTCCACCACTCTTGCGACAATGAGAGGATTGATGGAATTGATCGGAGGAGCTTAA
- the flhB gene encoding flagellar biosynthesis protein FlhB has product MEFIRLDLQFFAGEKTEKATPKKRQDARKKGQVAKSQDVNTAIVLLAVFLFLMFFGSVMMERLIGVLRHSLQNYMLMDLTANNMESIVIEILGELIIFLGPVMIVALIAGVAANYIQVGYMFSTEAIQMKLEKINPISGFKRIFSMRAIVELLKSILKITFVGVIAFSVLWLRLDEVLLLANKSVGAALATIAGLTLQMGLFASGALLFLSLLDYLYQKYDYEKSIRMSKQDLKDEYKNIEGDPLIKSKIKQKQREMAMRRMMQEVPKADVVITNPTHFAIALKYDEQKSDAPIVVAKGVDFVAQKIKLIAKENDIISVENRPLARALYSQAEIGDAIPEEFFKAVAEILAYVYQTKNKVL; this is encoded by the coding sequence ATGGAATTTATAAGGTTAGACCTGCAATTTTTTGCGGGAGAGAAGACAGAAAAAGCGACTCCTAAAAAGAGGCAGGACGCACGGAAAAAGGGACAGGTTGCCAAAAGCCAGGATGTCAATACAGCTATTGTCCTCCTTGCTGTGTTTTTGTTTTTGATGTTTTTTGGCAGTGTGATGATGGAGAGACTTATCGGAGTTCTTCGCCATTCCTTGCAAAACTATATGTTAATGGATTTGACAGCAAACAACATGGAATCCATTGTAATTGAAATTTTGGGTGAACTGATCATTTTCCTCGGCCCGGTCATGATTGTTGCGTTGATCGCAGGGGTGGCTGCCAATTACATTCAAGTTGGCTATATGTTTTCTACGGAAGCAATACAAATGAAACTTGAAAAAATTAATCCGATCAGCGGCTTCAAGAGAATCTTTTCCATGAGGGCTATCGTTGAATTGCTAAAATCGATCCTCAAAATCACTTTTGTAGGAGTGATTGCTTTCTCAGTTCTGTGGTTGCGGTTGGACGAGGTACTTCTCCTCGCTAATAAGAGTGTGGGTGCTGCATTGGCAACTATTGCCGGGCTGACGCTCCAAATGGGCCTTTTTGCTTCCGGAGCATTGCTATTTTTATCATTATTGGATTATCTTTACCAAAAATATGATTATGAGAAAAGTATCCGTATGTCAAAGCAAGACTTGAAAGATGAGTATAAAAATATCGAAGGTGATCCTCTGATCAAGTCGAAAATCAAGCAGAAGCAAAGAGAGATGGCAATGCGGCGGATGATGCAAGAAGTCCCAAAAGCGGATGTGGTCATAACAAACCCGACCCATTTTGCGATTGCGTTAAAGTATGACGAACAGAAGTCCGATGCTCCGATTGTTGTAGCAAAAGGTGTCGATTTTGTTGCACAGAAGATTAAATTGATTGCCAAGGAAAATGATATTATTTCTGTCGAGAACCGTCCTCTGGCAAGGGCTTTATACAGCCAGGCTGAAATCGGGGATGCCATTCCCGAGGAATTTTTCAAAGCGGTGGCAGAAATCCTGGCCTATGTGTATCAAACAAAAAATAAAGTGCTGTAA
- the flhA gene encoding flagellar biosynthesis protein FlhA, with translation MSARDLSVLLSVILIVAMLIIPFPPWLLSVLIMVNISIALLVLLNTMNMTEPLQFSVFPSLLLLLTLFRLGLNVSTTRSILSKGEAGGVVETFGTFVVGGNVVVGMVVFLILIIIQFIVITKGSERVSEVAARFTLDAMPGKQMSIDADLNAGMISEQQARERREKVSREADFYGAMDGASKFVKGDAIAGIIIVLINLIFGIVIGMTQLGLSIGDSAQKFSLLTVGDGIVSQIPALLISTATGIVVTRAASDGNLGIDITSQLLAYPKMLYVGAATIFLLGFFTPIHDMLTIPIAALMAFGGYSFSRIPEPDKQQLQEMEEDIQMDEMKSPESVVNLLNVDPIEFEFGYGLIPLADANQGGDLLDRIVMIRRQLAIELGLVIPVVRIRDNIQLQPNEYRLKIKGNEMARGELLLDHYLAMSPGIDDDSIEGIDTIEPSFGLPAKWITEEMKEQAEIFGYTVVDPPSVVSTHITEVIKANAHELLGRQETKQLIDHLRESYPILVEEATPNPLSVGEIQKVLGKLLKENVSIRNLPIIFETLADYGKVTTDTDILAEYVRQALARQITNQYSRNGETLKVITLSGRVEKVIAEGVQQTEHGNYLSLDPAVSQGILESVANQVEQLSIMEQTPIILCSPAVRMYVRQLTERYFAQIPVLSYNELEANVEVQSVGVVNVE, from the coding sequence ATGTCAGCAAGAGACCTGTCCGTCCTGCTTAGTGTCATATTAATCGTAGCCATGTTGATCATTCCTTTTCCGCCATGGCTATTAAGTGTACTAATCATGGTAAACATCTCAATTGCACTTCTGGTGCTATTGAACACAATGAATATGACCGAGCCGCTCCAGTTTTCTGTTTTTCCTTCACTGCTGCTGTTGTTAACTTTATTCAGGCTTGGCTTGAATGTATCGACAACACGTTCAATTCTGTCAAAAGGTGAAGCCGGAGGGGTGGTTGAAACCTTCGGGACCTTCGTTGTCGGGGGGAATGTTGTTGTCGGGATGGTCGTGTTCCTGATCTTGATCATTATCCAATTCATCGTCATCACGAAAGGTTCAGAGCGTGTGTCAGAGGTTGCAGCAAGGTTTACACTTGATGCGATGCCAGGTAAGCAAATGAGTATTGATGCTGATTTGAATGCCGGGATGATTTCTGAACAGCAGGCGCGAGAACGACGGGAAAAAGTAAGCCGTGAAGCCGATTTTTACGGCGCGATGGACGGTGCGAGTAAATTCGTAAAAGGAGATGCGATAGCGGGGATCATCATCGTTCTAATCAACTTGATCTTCGGGATTGTCATCGGCATGACTCAATTAGGGTTAAGCATTGGAGATTCAGCACAAAAATTCTCGCTATTGACAGTAGGAGATGGGATTGTCAGTCAAATTCCGGCACTGCTTATTTCGACAGCGACGGGTATAGTGGTTACACGTGCTGCGTCTGACGGTAATCTTGGAATTGATATTACCTCACAGTTACTTGCTTATCCTAAAATGCTGTATGTCGGAGCAGCAACGATTTTCCTGTTAGGGTTTTTTACGCCAATCCACGATATGCTCACAATTCCAATCGCGGCACTGATGGCTTTTGGCGGCTACTCTTTCTCCCGTATTCCAGAGCCGGATAAACAGCAATTGCAGGAAATGGAAGAAGACATTCAGATGGATGAGATGAAGAGTCCTGAAAGTGTTGTAAATCTATTAAATGTTGATCCGATTGAGTTTGAATTCGGCTATGGGTTGATCCCGCTTGCAGACGCTAATCAGGGAGGAGACCTACTTGACCGGATTGTCATGATAAGAAGGCAGCTGGCCATTGAGCTTGGACTGGTCATTCCCGTGGTCAGGATCCGGGACAATATTCAGCTCCAGCCTAATGAATACAGACTAAAAATCAAAGGGAACGAAATGGCAAGGGGAGAATTACTCCTAGATCATTATCTGGCAATGAGTCCTGGTATTGATGATGATTCTATTGAAGGAATCGATACAATCGAACCAAGCTTCGGTTTGCCTGCTAAATGGATCACGGAAGAAATGAAGGAACAGGCTGAAATCTTCGGATACACCGTTGTCGATCCGCCTTCAGTTGTGTCGACCCATATTACTGAAGTGATCAAGGCTAATGCACATGAACTGCTGGGAAGACAGGAAACGAAGCAACTGATCGATCACCTTCGTGAAAGCTACCCGATCCTTGTCGAGGAAGCAACACCTAATCCATTATCAGTTGGTGAAATTCAAAAAGTACTTGGAAAGCTGCTTAAGGAGAATGTATCAATCAGGAATCTGCCGATTATCTTCGAAACTCTTGCTGATTACGGAAAAGTAACAACAGATACAGATATCCTTGCTGAATACGTGCGGCAGGCGCTTGCTAGGCAAATCACGAACCAGTATTCGCGAAATGGAGAAACCTTAAAGGTGATTACACTATCAGGACGAGTGGAAAAGGTAATTGCAGAAGGTGTCCAGCAAACAGAGCACGGAAACTACTTATCTCTTGACCCGGCAGTTTCTCAAGGGATTTTGGAATCGGTGGCAAACCAGGTTGAGCAATTGAGCATAATGGAACAAACACCGATTATTTTATGCTCACCTGCGGTCAGGATGTATGTACGCCAGTTAACTGAAAGGTATTTTGCGCAAATTCCTGTATTGTCTTATAACGAACTTGAAGCAAATGTTGAAGTCCAAAGTGTCGGAGTGGTGAATGTAGAATGA
- the flhF gene encoding flagellar biosynthesis protein FlhF, giving the protein MKVKKYTASSMPEAMKLVRGELGSDAVILNSRVVQTGGFMGFFKKNSIEVIAAIDPDTEVNPKPASMDKPNKFKPSVNDGELKKDTQTVRMNPITETPRKADKDLLKEISQLKELLKGTGKSEGVSLPEPVSRQIQYLRDQEVDHEIIDELAAVLLEKWYLGGAKASDEEINEWIGTAVGHRLSPLSFEGVSFKKKFVNVIGPTGVGKTTTLAKVAAECVLKHQKKVAFITTDTYRIAAIEQLKTYAKILDVPIEVCYNLDDFKAATDKFAEYDLVFIDTAGRNFRNQKYVNDLKNVIDFGKDMETYLVLALTAKQKDMEEIRKQFSLIHIDQFIFTKLDETAVYGSMLNMAIKFSTGIAYLTNGQDVPDDLIEANPEMIAKTILGASTYE; this is encoded by the coding sequence ATGAAAGTAAAAAAGTATACAGCTTCATCCATGCCGGAAGCAATGAAATTAGTCAGAGGGGAATTGGGAAGTGATGCAGTAATCCTGAACTCTCGTGTCGTCCAGACAGGAGGGTTCATGGGCTTTTTTAAGAAAAATAGCATTGAGGTAATTGCCGCCATTGACCCAGACACTGAAGTGAATCCAAAACCTGCCAGTATGGATAAGCCAAATAAATTTAAGCCGTCCGTGAACGATGGCGAATTAAAAAAAGACACACAAACTGTAAGGATGAACCCTATAACGGAAACACCTCGAAAAGCCGACAAGGATCTTTTAAAAGAAATATCTCAGCTTAAGGAATTGTTAAAGGGAACGGGGAAATCCGAAGGGGTCTCTTTGCCAGAACCAGTGAGCAGACAAATCCAATACTTGAGAGATCAGGAAGTAGACCATGAGATCATTGATGAATTGGCTGCAGTCCTTCTTGAAAAGTGGTACCTCGGCGGAGCTAAAGCAAGTGATGAGGAAATCAATGAATGGATTGGCACAGCTGTTGGACACAGGCTTTCTCCACTTTCTTTTGAAGGTGTTTCATTTAAAAAGAAGTTCGTCAATGTCATTGGACCGACTGGAGTAGGGAAAACGACAACGCTGGCAAAGGTTGCTGCTGAATGTGTATTGAAGCATCAGAAGAAGGTGGCTTTTATTACGACAGACACCTATCGAATTGCGGCAATTGAGCAGTTGAAAACATATGCCAAAATCCTCGATGTCCCAATCGAGGTTTGCTACAATCTGGATGATTTCAAGGCTGCAACAGATAAATTCGCTGAGTATGACCTTGTCTTTATTGATACAGCTGGACGGAATTTCAGAAATCAAAAATATGTAAACGATTTGAAAAATGTGATTGATTTTGGTAAGGATATGGAAACCTACCTTGTCCTCGCTTTGACTGCGAAACAAAAAGATATGGAAGAAATACGCAAGCAATTTTCACTGATTCATATTGATCAATTCATTTTTACTAAATTGGATGAAACGGCGGTTTACGGGTCGATGCTTAATATGGCAATAAAGTTCTCGACTGGAATTGCCTATTTGACCAATGGACAAGATGTGCCAGATGACCTGATCGAGGCAAATCCTGAAATGATTGCAAAAACTATCCTTGGAGCAAGCACCTATGAATGA
- a CDS encoding MinD/ParA family protein, with product MNDQAEKLRNRLKMDTPAKEAKTLAVVSGKGGVGKSNFSLNFSISLAKKGFKVLLFDLDIGMGNIEILMGKNSSLSIADFLSGKSSMEEVIFQGPHGVEYISGGTGLSQLVRMDRDSVEYFTSSLSEVLRKYDYLIFDMGAGLNEETLSILLSVNEIFVITTTEPTSLMDAYATMKFIHLADSELPFYLVVNRAGSAKEGNDTMARLEDVLVKFLGRTPTKLGILPDDKTVQEAVKRQIPFTMFNERSQASKGMAAIIEKYINKESYNAEKRDKRSFTARLKQFLFER from the coding sequence ATGAATGACCAGGCAGAAAAATTAAGAAACCGTCTTAAAATGGATACTCCAGCGAAGGAAGCGAAAACACTTGCAGTGGTCAGCGGTAAGGGGGGAGTCGGCAAATCGAATTTCTCACTTAACTTCTCAATTTCTCTTGCCAAAAAGGGCTTCAAGGTATTGCTGTTTGATCTTGATATAGGAATGGGGAATATCGAGATTTTAATGGGTAAAAATTCTTCGCTCTCCATTGCCGATTTCCTTTCAGGCAAATCCTCGATGGAGGAAGTTATTTTTCAGGGTCCGCACGGCGTCGAGTATATTTCAGGTGGTACAGGATTAAGCCAGTTGGTCAGGATGGACCGTGATAGCGTCGAATATTTTACTTCCAGCTTAAGTGAAGTACTAAGGAAGTATGATTATCTTATTTTTGATATGGGAGCCGGATTGAACGAAGAAACATTATCAATCCTGCTATCTGTAAACGAAATATTCGTAATCACTACGACTGAACCAACTTCATTGATGGATGCATACGCCACTATGAAGTTCATCCATCTTGCAGATTCAGAATTGCCTTTCTATTTAGTGGTTAACAGGGCGGGTTCTGCAAAGGAGGGCAATGACACGATGGCAAGGCTCGAGGATGTTCTTGTGAAATTTTTGGGCAGGACGCCTACCAAGCTAGGGATACTGCCAGATGATAAAACAGTTCAGGAAGCCGTGAAACGCCAAATCCCTTTTACAATGTTCAATGAAAGGTCACAAGCTTCTAAAGGAATGGCAGCGATTATCGAAAAATATATCAATAAAGAGAGCTACAATGCCGAAAAGAGAGATAAGAGGAGTTTTACAGCAAGATTGAAGCAATTCCTTTTCGAAAGGTAG